In Fusarium musae strain F31 chromosome 7, whole genome shotgun sequence, a single window of DNA contains:
- a CDS encoding hypothetical protein (EggNog:ENOG41), producing MSKLEEKLKARLLDREKRSQLRRLTTFPADNVDFSSNAYLSLSSVPEIRIAYQSLVENHAAPPPLLGSGGSRLLDGNSTLAENLERDIAAFHNADAGLLFNSGFDANVGLVSCLPQPGDVVVYDELIHASAHDGMRLSRAGRRVSFKHNCVYGEGGLDDVLSGIGSEKSVFILVEGVYSMDGDVAPLKEIVECVKRRLPTNGYIIVDEAHSTGIFGHQGRGLVCELGLEKEIFARLHTFGKAMSSFGGE from the coding sequence ATGTCGAAAttggaggagaagttgaAAGCGCGATTATTAGATCGTGAGAAACGGTCGCAATTGCGACGATTGACGACGTTTCCAGCTGACAATGTCGATTTTTCCTCAAATGCATACCTCTCACTGTCTTCGGTACCGGAAATTCGAATCGCGTATCAGTCCCTTGTTGAGAATCATGCAGCGCCGCCTCCGTTGCTAGGGTCTGGAGGTTCACGGCTGTTGGACGGCAATTCAACCCTCGCCGAGAATCTGGAGAGGGACATTGCGGCATTTCACAATGCAGATGCTGGATTGTTGTTCAATTCGGGGTTTGATGCCAATGTTGGTCTTGTGAGCTGTTTGCCGCAGCCGGGGGATGTTGTGGTGTATGATGAGCTTATTCATGCGAGTGCTCATGATGGAATGAGGTTGAGTCGCGCGGGACGGAGGGTATCGTTTAAGCATAACTGTGTGTATGGGGAGGGCGGTCTCGATGATGTTTTGAGTGGAATTGGGAGCGAGAAGTCGGTTTTTATCCTTGTTGAGGGTGTTTACAGCATGGATGGCGATGTTGCTCCTCTCAAAGAGATTGTCGAATGCGTCAAAAGGAGACTCCCGACGAACGGCTACATCATCGTCGACGAGGCACATTCAACAGGCATTTTTGGTCACCAAGGACGAGGTCTGGTCTGCGAATTGGGTTTGGAGAAGGAAATATTCGCACGATTGCACACTTTTGGCAAAGCAATGAGTTCTTTTGGAGGTG